A DNA window from Schistocerca gregaria isolate iqSchGreg1 chromosome 2, iqSchGreg1.2, whole genome shotgun sequence contains the following coding sequences:
- the LOC126330268 gene encoding beta carbonic anhydrase 1 produces MDRILRGIMKYRATDRKTMVEQFQRVRDNPEPKAVFFTCMDSRMIPTRFTETNIGDMFVVRNAGNVIPNSQNFPEEVTTTEPAALELGCVINDIRHVIVCGHSDCKAMNLLHRLKCEEFSSRDNRLISPLRAWLIAHANASLKKFEKLETGGFHQPLLFQAETPMRKFVAYIDPDNKFSIEDKLSQVNCLQQLQNIASYGFLKKRLETHQLHIHALWFDIYTGDIYYFSRQNKRFVEINEHTVMGLIKEVNRYYS; encoded by the exons ATGGACAGGATTTTGCGAGGTATAATGAAGTACAGAGCGACTGACCGGAAAACAATGGTAGAACAGTTTCAGAGAGTCAGGGATAATCCAGAG CCCAAAGCAGTATTTTTTACTTGCATGGACAGCCGAATGATTCCAACGCGCTTCACCGAGACAAATATCGGCGACATGTTTGTTG tccGGAATGCTGGTAATGTGATACCAAATTCACAGAATTTTCCAGAGGAAGTTACAACTACTGAACCAGCAGCATTGGAACTTGGTTGTGTTATAAATGACATCAGGCATGTTATAGTATGTGGTCACTCAGATTGCAAG GCAATGAATTTGCTGCATCGTctgaagtgtgaagaattctcaTCAAGGGATAATAGGCTTATATCACCTCTTCGTGCATGGCTTATTGCCCATGCCAATGCATCActtaagaaatttgaaaagttggagACTGGAGGATTTCACCAACCATTGTTATTTCAAGCTGAGACACCCATGCGCAAATTTGTGGCATATATTGACCCTGATAACAAATTCAGTATTGAAGACAAGCTGTCACAG GTCAATTGTCTCCAGCAACTACAGAACATCGCAAGTTACGGGTTCCTCAAGAAACGTTTGGAAACACATCAGTTGCACATACATGCACTGTGGTTTGATATATACACAGGTGACATCTATTATTTTAGTCGGCAAAACAAACGTTTTGTGGAAATAAATGAGCATACTGTCATGGGACTAATAAAAGAAGTGAATAGGTACTACTCATAA
- the LOC126330241 gene encoding uncharacterized protein LOC126330241, producing MAKEMNEYSQTTNVSSPSEHSECAKVTGCYSEEFSRTSPDNGRRNPFHINYLDKLRYPVCSPSLFKSIEKAISIPCQETEILTSCDINESDIFLDETLDSETEKAAQETISKFFEDASKDLFVTPDKVTNSFLIATGEMRADEDISLSYICDPSTLQHDIHLSTTWTQTNITFPSSLPEEVEEALTLHKKQVETEVKLAKCSVCDTVCGKHSQGTQTDDWEMNAESFRKVTRCSQTILSFPKTLTEELEALLSSYETFFEEVYTDIRMSMLKRQLFSEHYVSSPQFHSSSPLSVLDDGSPLQGESSVTPQCASVSLRHYGSPMMPRDILSPTGISPIVKPSNTNRFLSRLDFVSSNFETPHSMSPSAFLRVRGAIFPSLEDVSCQRN from the coding sequence ATGGCCAAGGAGATGAATGAATATTCACAAACTACAAACGTGAGCAGCCCTTCAGAACACAGTGAATGTGCAAAAGTTACTGGGTGTTATTCAGAAGAGTTTTCAAGAACTTCACCAGATAATGGCAGAAGAAACCCATTCCATATCAATTATTTGGACAAATTGAGGTACCCTGTTTGCAGTCCTTCTCTTTTCAAAAGCATTGAAAAAGCAATATCTATTCCCTGTCAAGAAACGGAAATATTAACATCTTGTGACATCAATGAAAGTGATATATTTCTTGATGAAACATTGGACTCTGAAACAGAAAAAGCAGCACAAGAAACAATTTCAAAATTCTTTGAAGATGCCTCTAAAGATTTATTTGTTACACCTGACAAAGTGACAAATTCGTTTCTAATAGCTACAGGAGAGATGAGGGCAGATGAGGACATTTCTTTGAGTTATATCTGTGACCCATCAACTCTTCAACATGACATTCATCTTAGCACTACTTGGACACAAACAAACATTACATTCCCATCAAGTCTGCCTGAAGAAGTCGAAGAAGCTTTAACTTTACACAAAAAACAAGTTGAAACTGAGGTGAAATTAGCTAAATGCAGCGTGTGTGATACTGTGTGCGGAAAGCATTCACAAGGTACCCAGACTGATGACTGGGAAATGAATGCTGAAAGTTTCAGAAAAGTTACAAGGTGCTCCCAGACAATATTGAGCTTCCCAAAAACATTAACAGAAGAATTAGAAGCTCTGTTGTCTTCATATGAAACATTCTTTGAAGAAGTCTACACTGATATACGGATGTCAATGCTGAAACGTCAGTTGTTCAGTGAACATTATGTTTCATCTCCACAGTTCCATAGCAGCAGCCCACTTTCTGTGTTAGATGATGGTAGTCCTTTGCAGGGTGAGTCATCAGTTACACCTCAGTGTGCTTCTGTGAGCTTAAGACATTATGGATCCCCAATGATGCCCCGTGACATTTTATCGCCCACTGGTATATCCCCCATTGTGAAACCTTCAAATACAAATAGATTTCTATCGAGACTTGATTTCGTGTCCTCTAATTTTGAAACACCACATTCCATGTCTCCTTCAGCATTCTTGCGAGTGAGAGGTGCTATTTTTCCATCTCTAGAAGATGTAAGCTGTCAGAGGAACTAG